In Bacteroidales bacterium, the genomic window GGTTATTATCTTTCCACCATACATTACAGTCCCTGTAAGTATTATAATTATCATCAGTCTTTATTTTATTGTTTCGTTCAGTACAGGGATGAATCCGGCTTTAAGAATACATAATGAAGTTGGTTTTATTTTTATTTTTATGTGGTTTTATAATATCATTGTCTTACATAATTATTTTTTCAAGCTGAATAAAATTGAAATGATCGAAGTACCTGATTTACTTATAAAACTTTTAAGTATAGGCGCCATAATCATTATCGTTTCTGATTTCAATAAGGAACCCGGAAAAGAGATTTCTCCCGAAGGAAATATTTTCCGTGCAGGCTATGATTTAATTATTAATGCGCAAACATATAATTCCGAACTTAATAAACGTGAAGCTTTAATTCAGGAATCCGTTGCGAAAAATATTAAATATCTCGAAGTGCCTGCATTAACTAAAATCCCTACAACAATACATTTTATTGATATTTCCGATAAAACATACGATTGGATAAATATTAGTACGGCAGAATATTTCGGGCTTGACTCAATAAAAATTTCAACACCATGACATTCATTGAAAAGCTCACCGAATATATTATTTCCAGTTATGAAGAACAACTGAAAGATATTTGCATAGTACTGCCTAACAGGCGTGCCGGGCTTTACCTTAAAAAACACATTCCGCTTAAACTAAAAAAAATAACTTTTGCCCCATCTGTTTTTTCTATAGAAGATTTTGTTTGCCATATTACAGGAATTAATATTGCTGATTCTTTATCATTGATTACTGAATTATTTCATGTTTATCAAAATATTGAAAAAGAAAAAGCGCAAAGCTTTGATGAATTTTTATACTGGGCACAGGTTCTGATAAGTGATTATAATGACTGCGATATAAACCTTGCCGACACGGTGCAGGTTTTTAAATTACTGAATGAAACCAAAGCCATCAGTCAATGGAACCTGGAGCAGCAACCCCTTACAGAACACGAAAAAGATTACCTGGATTTTTATAATTCATTAAGTAAATATTATCCTGAATTCATTTTACAGCTTCTGAATAAAAATATCGCTTACCAGGGGCTGATATATAAAAAAGCTGCCGAAAAAATTGAAACATACATAAGCGAAACAAAATTTCAAAAAATTATTTTCGCTGGATTTAACGCGCTCACTGCTTCGGAAGAAAAAATCATTAAAACGCTTACACAATCAGGAATAGCAGAAATACTTTGGGATTACGACAAATATTATTCTGAAAATAAAAATCATGAAGCGGGACATTTTTCCAGGAAATACAAGGAAGAATGGAACCTTAGCGAAATGAAATGGAATGAAGATCACTTTAGCGAATATCCCAAAAACATTCACATAACAGGTGTTCCATTGAGCATTGGCCAGGCAGAATATGCCGGACAGATCGTATCAGAAATGTCCGACTCCGAAATCAACTCCGAAAAAACAGCAATAGTCCTGGCTGACGAGAATTTACTTACTGCTGTATTATATTGCATCCCTGAAAAAGTAAAGCATCTAAATATCACTATGGGCTACCCGCTTGCAAATACAGCCGCTTATGCTTTATTTGAAAGTATTTTCAAACTTTTTATCAATGCTGAAAAATATAAAAGTTCTGAAAATTACAGGTACTATTATAAAGATATTTCTGATTTTCTGAATCATCCTTATAGCCGGAGTTTATTGAACACGAAAGAAAATCCGCATATTGCCGACCATCTTATTGAAACCTTTTATTCAGCAAATCGCAGCTTTTTCTCGCAGGAAAATATCAGGAAACTTTTAGTAAATACGAACCTTGATTTTATTTTCGAAATAGAAAACAATTTAATTTCTCACCTCAATGAAATATTGCTGAAGTTCATCAACGCTTTTCGCAAAAGTTTAGAAGATAACAAAACGCAAAACAGCGATATGGAAATGGAATATCTTTTTCATTTTGCTGTTATCATTAATAAGTTAAAAAATATTACAAATGAATCGGGTTATATCAATGAATTAAAAACCCTGCATTCACTTTTCAGTGAAATTTCATCAACTACAAATATCCCGTTTGTTGGCGAGCCGCTGAAAGGTTTGCAAATAATGGGAATGCTTGAAACGCGCACACTCGATTTTGAAAATATCATTTTACTTTCTGTAAACGAAAATATTCTTCCTGCCGGAAAACATACGAATACTTTCATACCTTTCGATATAAGAAATGCTATAGGACTAAGCAATTACAAACAGAAAGAATCCATATTCGCATACCATTTCTACAGGCTTATTCAACGTGCCAAAAATATACATATCCTGTATAATACTCAAAGCGATCATTTCGGAAGTGGCGAAAAAAGTCGTTTCATAACACAACTACTCGAAGAACTTCCAAAATATAACGATAAGTGTAAAATAACCGAACAGGTTCTTATAAATAACATTTCGCTTTCTGCACAACAACAACCTATCCTGATTCAAAAAACTTCTGAAATTATTGCAACACTTCAATCATATATAGAAAATGGAATTTCGCCTTCAGCGCTTAATTCATACATAAGCTGTCCCCTGAAATTTTATTTCAA contains:
- a CDS encoding PD-(D/E)XK nuclease family protein produces the protein MTFIEKLTEYIISSYEEQLKDICIVLPNRRAGLYLKKHIPLKLKKITFAPSVFSIEDFVCHITGINIADSLSLITELFHVYQNIEKEKAQSFDEFLYWAQVLISDYNDCDINLADTVQVFKLLNETKAISQWNLEQQPLTEHEKDYLDFYNSLSKYYPEFILQLLNKNIAYQGLIYKKAAEKIETYISETKFQKIIFAGFNALTASEEKIIKTLTQSGIAEILWDYDKYYSENKNHEAGHFSRKYKEEWNLSEMKWNEDHFSEYPKNIHITGVPLSIGQAEYAGQIVSEMSDSEINSEKTAIVLADENLLTAVLYCIPEKVKHLNITMGYPLANTAAYALFESIFKLFINAEKYKSSENYRYYYKDISDFLNHPYSRSLLNTKENPHIADHLIETFYSANRSFFSQENIRKLLVNTNLDFIFEIENNLISHLNEILLKFINAFRKSLEDNKTQNSDMEMEYLFHFAVIINKLKNITNESGYINELKTLHSLFSEISSTTNIPFVGEPLKGLQIMGMLETRTLDFENIILLSVNENILPAGKHTNTFIPFDIRNAIGLSNYKQKESIFAYHFYRLIQRAKNIHILYNTQSDHFGSGEKSRFITQLLEELPKYNDKCKITEQVLINNISLSAQQQPILIQKTSEIIATLQSYIENGISPSALNSYISCPLKFYFNYAEKISETDDVAETIDAATLGTVIHHVLKNLFQDFINKNITVDDIKKMHANSAKACEEAFRICYPEGDIKSGKNLLISKVALKIITNFLNTESSFIDTLNNAKQNLFIKQLEEKFKANVPEINISGKIIKAVLSGNIDRIDQAGNTTRIIDYKTGNINNNELKVKEWDDLLSNSKLSKSLQLLCYAYVYMNSINTDKISLGIISFRNIDKGFLPVSIPDAADGLFNREAMTEFENILTAIISNILNTETPFMQTEDLKTCVNCVYSGICNR